From a region of the Stenotrophomonas sp. BIO128-Bstrain genome:
- a CDS encoding siderophore-interacting protein, whose translation MAAQQTYRLFDVALKQRTVLSPSLIRMVFAAPDVANMKTEGPDQRIKVFFPLPGQAAPEVPQGEDWYARYRALPDTERAPMRTYTLRALRPDAGEVDVDFVLHGPTGPASRWAMQARVGDRVGLLAPDAQVEASSEGYEWKPPAQVKRVLLVADDTALPAVAGILEALAQWPQPPEVQAFLEVEHEADVLPLQAPHGAQLFWLAREGAAHGQRLQDAVRARIGPSGIGGGEQPLAEIDIDQDILWEQASAEQDGLYAWVAGEAGAVMAIRRHLVKTCGIDRRAITFMGYWRHGKVLD comes from the coding sequence ATGGCTGCACAGCAGACCTACCGCCTGTTCGACGTCGCGCTGAAGCAGCGCACGGTTCTCTCCCCCTCGCTGATCCGCATGGTCTTCGCCGCGCCCGACGTGGCCAACATGAAGACCGAGGGACCGGACCAGCGCATCAAAGTGTTCTTCCCATTGCCCGGCCAGGCAGCACCGGAGGTGCCGCAAGGCGAGGACTGGTACGCACGTTATCGCGCGCTGCCCGATACCGAGCGTGCGCCGATGCGCACCTACACCCTCCGCGCGCTGCGCCCGGACGCCGGCGAGGTCGATGTCGATTTCGTGCTGCATGGCCCGACCGGGCCCGCCTCGCGCTGGGCCATGCAGGCGCGCGTCGGTGATCGGGTCGGCCTGCTGGCGCCGGACGCGCAGGTCGAGGCCAGCAGCGAGGGCTACGAGTGGAAGCCGCCGGCGCAGGTGAAGCGGGTGCTGCTGGTCGCCGACGACACCGCGCTGCCAGCCGTGGCCGGCATTCTGGAGGCGCTGGCCCAGTGGCCGCAGCCGCCGGAAGTGCAGGCCTTCCTGGAGGTCGAGCACGAGGCGGATGTGCTGCCGCTGCAGGCACCGCATGGTGCGCAGTTGTTCTGGCTCGCGCGCGAGGGCGCCGCGCATGGCCAGCGGCTGCAGGACGCGGTGCGGGCGCGGATCGGCCCGTCGGGCATCGGTGGCGGTGAGCAGCCCCTGGCCGAGATCGACATCGACCAGGACATCCTGTGGGAGCAGGCCAGCGCCGAGCAGGACGGGCTGTATGCCTGGGTCGCTGGCGAAGCCGGGGCAGTCATGGCGATCCGCCGGCATCTGGTGAAGACATGCGGGATCGACCGTCGGGCCATCACGTTCATGGGCTATTGGCGGCACGGAAAAGTCCTCGATTGA
- a CDS encoding multidrug effflux MFS transporter produces MTPASPSTRRLALLLAGLAMFGPFSIDTIFPAFLLLGDRMQVDQVAVQQTISVYLLFYGLMSLAHGPLSDAFGRKRVIIGGLVLFIAASIGCALSRDMTTLLVFRALQGVTAGVGVIVGRAVIRDLYHGADAQRLMSQVSMIFGVAPAIAPIIGGWILLGGGDWPLIFWFLVLFGVVLLLATGKWLPETHPVEARTPLSMRALLRSYARMGSNPRLLRLAAAGAFNFSGIFLYIASAPVFVMQHLQLGEGGFAWLFIPTIGGMTMGSFLSGRMAGRLTAQRQIAIGFGLCAVSALLNVGYVVSVPQIALPWAVMPIFLGGVGMALIFPILALAVLDMYPHQRGLASSMQMFIQLMINTVVAGVVSPMLSSNPLHLALGYAGFFAIGGSFWYWERHCERRRDLLTPIE; encoded by the coding sequence ATGACGCCCGCCTCGCCCTCGACCCGCCGCCTGGCCCTGCTGCTCGCAGGCCTGGCGATGTTCGGTCCGTTCTCGATCGACACCATTTTCCCGGCGTTCCTGCTGCTGGGCGACCGCATGCAGGTGGACCAGGTCGCGGTGCAGCAGACCATCAGCGTGTACCTGCTGTTCTACGGGCTGATGAGCCTGGCGCACGGCCCGCTGTCCGATGCGTTCGGGCGCAAGCGGGTGATCATCGGCGGGCTGGTGCTGTTCATCGCCGCCTCGATCGGCTGCGCGCTGTCGCGCGACATGACCACGCTGCTGGTGTTCCGCGCGCTGCAGGGCGTTACCGCCGGGGTCGGGGTGATCGTCGGCCGCGCGGTGATCCGTGACCTGTACCACGGGGCCGACGCACAGCGGCTGATGAGCCAGGTGTCGATGATCTTCGGCGTGGCCCCCGCGATCGCGCCGATCATCGGCGGCTGGATCCTGCTCGGCGGGGGCGACTGGCCGCTGATTTTCTGGTTCCTGGTGCTGTTCGGCGTGGTGCTGCTGCTGGCCACCGGCAAGTGGCTGCCCGAAACCCATCCGGTCGAGGCCCGCACGCCGCTGTCGATGCGCGCGCTGCTGCGCAGCTATGCCCGCATGGGCTCCAACCCGCGCCTGCTCCGTCTGGCCGCGGCCGGCGCCTTCAACTTCTCCGGCATCTTCCTGTACATCGCGTCCGCGCCGGTGTTCGTGATGCAGCATCTGCAACTGGGCGAGGGCGGCTTTGCGTGGTTGTTCATCCCCACCATCGGCGGCATGACCATGGGCTCGTTCCTGTCCGGTCGGATGGCGGGCCGGCTCACCGCGCAGCGGCAGATCGCGATCGGTTTCGGGCTGTGTGCGGTCTCGGCGCTGTTGAACGTCGGTTACGTGGTGTCGGTGCCGCAGATCGCGCTGCCGTGGGCAGTGATGCCGATCTTCCTTGGCGGTGTCGGCATGGCGCTGATCTTCCCGATCCTGGCGCTGGCCGTGCTGGACATGTATCCGCATCAGCGCGGCCTGGCCTCGTCCATGCAGATGTTCATCCAGCTGATGATCAACACCGTGGTGGCCGGCGTGGTCTCGCCGATGCTCAGCAGCAACCCGCTGCATCTGGCCCTGGGCTACGCAGGCTTCTTCGCCATCGGCGGCAGCTTCTGGTACTGGGAGCGGCACTGCGAACGCCGCCGCGACCTGCTCACGCCGATCGAGTGA